Proteins encoded by one window of Puntigrus tetrazona isolate hp1 chromosome 25, ASM1883169v1, whole genome shotgun sequence:
- the kcnj11 gene encoding ATP-sensitive inward rectifier potassium channel 11, whose product MLSRKGLIPEDYLLTRLAEDVLQPKFKTKTRKARFVAKNGTCNVAHTNIREQGRFLQDVFTTLVDLKWLHTLLIFTMSFLCSWLLFGMIWWLVAFAHGDLDAKGDDFVPCVTDIHSFSSAFLFSIEVQVTIGFGGRMITEECVSAIVILILQNIVGLVINAIMLGCIFMKTAQANRRAETLIFSKHAVITVRNDKLCFMFRLGDLRKSMIISATVHMQVVRKTVTNEGEIVPLDQIDIQMDNPVGTNSIFLVSPLIISHVIDKSSPLYDLSAADLLHEDIEVIVVLEGVVETTGITTQARTSYLSEEILWGQRFVPTVSEEDGMYAVDYSKFGNTVKVATPSCSARALDEAGGMESFRPLETSGASVRRRIRHQNTKEL is encoded by the coding sequence ATGTTGTCCAGAAAAGGACTCATTCCCGAGGATTATCTGCTGACCCGCTTGGCGGAGGATGTGCTGCAGCCCAAATTCAAGACTAAAACGCGGAAAGCGCGCTTCGTCGCCAAGAACGGGACGTGCAACGTCGCGCACACGAACATCCGCGAACAAGGACGCTTTCTCCAGGACGTCTTCACTACTCTAGTGGACCTGAAATGGCTTCACACGCTGCTGATCTTCACCATGTCGTTCCTGTGCAGCTGGCTCTTGTTCGGGATGATCTGGTGGCTCGTCGCGTTCGCGCACGGGGATCTGGACGCGAAAGGGGACGACTTCGTGCCGTGCGTAACGGACATCCACTCGTTCTCCTCCGCCTTTCTGTTCTCCATCGAAGTGCAGGTGACCATCGGCTTCGGAGGGCGGATGATCACGGAGGAGTGCGTGTCGGCCATCGTGATACTGATCCTCCAAAACATCGTCGGGCTCGTGATCAACGCCATCATGCTGGGATGCATCTTCATGAAAACGGCGCAGGCGAACCGGCGCGCGGAGACGCTCATCTTCAGCAAGCACGCGGTCATCACCGTCAGGAACGACAAGCTGTGCTTCATGTTCCGCCTCGGGGACCTGAGGAAGAGCATGATCATCAGCGCCACGGTGCACATGCAGGTGGTGCGCAAAACCGTCACCAACGAAGGAGAGATCGTGCCTTTGGACCAGATCGACATCCAGATGGACAACCCGGTGGGCACCAACAGCATCTTCCTGGTGTCTCCCCTCATCATCAGCCACGTTATCGATAAAAGCAGCCCTCTGTATGATCTATCGGCGGCGGATCTGCTGCACGAGGACATCGAGGTGATCGTCGTCCTGGAGGGGGTGGTGGAGACCACCGGCATCACCACCCAAGCGCGGACCTCCTACCTGTCCGAGGAGATCCTGTGGGGGCAGAGGTTCGTGCCGACGGTGTCCGAGGAGGACGGGATGTACGCCGTGGACTACTCGAAGTTTGGGAACACGGTGAAGGTGGCGACGCCGAGCTGCAGCGCGCGTGCTTTGGATGAAGCGGGAGGGATGGAGAGCTTCAGACCGCTGGAGACCAGCGGCGCGTCGGTGAGGAGGAGAATCAGACACCAGAACACCAAAGAACTGTGA